From Synchiropus splendidus isolate RoL2022-P1 chromosome 10, RoL_Sspl_1.0, whole genome shotgun sequence, the proteins below share one genomic window:
- the pou2f1b gene encoding POU domain, class 2, transcription factor 1b isoform X11 produces the protein MADGGAASQDESSGADVKVNNQSETTKCAMESGDSNTGIPINGLDFHRQSVPTTSAITNAHAQALLHQLTLTPAQQQLLIQQAQAQLLAAAVQHSASQQNSTTGASISASAATPITQLPLSQPIQIAPIQQQNLSLPQFVLVQPGHHIATPLQPTQFIISQTPQTQQSILQAQGLLTQLPQSQANLLPTQPSINLATQPATPTRTTAATPIQTLPHSQTPPKRLDTPTLEEPSDLEELEQFAKTFKQRRIKLGFTQGDVGLAMGKLYGNDFSQTTISRFEALNLSFKNMCKLKPLLEKWLNDAENLTSDQALSSPSALGSPGMGIEGINRRRKKRTSIETNIRVALEKSFLEQNQKPTSEEITMIADQLNMEKEVIRVWFCNRRQKEKRINPPSSGNSGGGSTPIKTIFTPSSPLVASTASLVSSPTINTSTTLTVNPVMPLTSTSVSNLPFTGATVGATNTASVISTAPTVPSSPSMSPSPTRIQSTTTESKIGTPVQTHVTQAPTSIATSLGTGQVMVAAPGLSAALQGAAQLPTSASFAAMAAAAGLNPGLMASSQFASGGALLSLAPSALGSALSPALMSNSTLATIQALASSGTIPITSLEGGNLLFANASAGNAANLVTTPLFLNPQNLSLLTSNPVSLVSAGAGGLQVTADAHHQATSAAVPVQATTITTASKAQ, from the exons ATGGCGGACGGAGGAGCAGCGAGTCAAGATGAGAGTTCAGGAGCAG ATGTTAAAGTGAATAATCAGTCAGAAACTACTAAATGTGCAATGGAGAGTGGTGACAGTAACACCG gaATCCCTATTAATGGACTGGACTTTCACAGGCAGTCGGTGCCGACCACAAGTGCAATCACCAATGCGCACGCACAAGCCCTGCTCCATCAG TTGACCCTGACCccagcacagcagcagctgttgaTCCAGCAAGCCCAAGCTCAGCTCCTGGCTGCAGCCGTGCAGCACTCAGCCAGCCAGCAGAACAGCACCACTGGGGCCAGTATCTCCGCTTCTGCAGCCACCCCCATCACCCAGCTTCCCCTTTCGCAGCCCATCCAGATTGCCCCT ATACAGCAGCAGAATCTCAGCCTGCCCCAGTTTGTCCTGGTACAACCTGGCCACCACATCGCCACGCCCCTACAGCCCACTCAATTCATCATTTCGCAGACTCCACAGACCCAGCAGA GCATCTTGCAAGCCCAAGGTCTTCTTACTCAACTACCTCAAAGCCAAGCTAACCTCCTGCCGACTCAACCAAGCATAAACCTTGCAACTCAA CCTGCGACTCCCACCCGCACAACAGCAGCCACTCCTATTCAAACCCTGCCCCACAGTCAGACCCCTCCCAAGCGGTTGGATACCCCGACTCTGGAGGAGCCCAGCGATCTGGAGGAACTGGAGCAGTTTGCCAAGACCTTCAAACAGAGACGTATCAAACTGGGCTTCACACAG GGCGATGTGGGCTTGGCCATGGGGAAGTTATATGGAAATGATTTTAGCCAAACTACTATATCTCGTTTTGAGGCCTTGAATCTGAGCTTTAAGAACATGTGCAAACTCAAACCGTTGCTGGAGAAGTGGCTCAACGATGCAG AAAACCTGACATCAGACCAGGCACTGTCCAGCCCGAGTGCACTGGGCTCTCCAGGCATGGGCATCGAGGGGATCAACCGGAGGCGGAAGAAGAGGACCAGTATTGAGACCAACATCCGAGTGGCCTTAGAAAAGAGTTTTCTGGAG CAGAACCAAAAACCTACCTCTGAAGAGATCACCATGATCGCTGACCAGCTCAACATGGAGAAGGAGGTGATTCGGGTCTGGTTCTGTAATCGCCGGCAGAAGGAGAAAAGAATTAATCCGCCTAGTAGTGGCAATAGTGGAGGAGGCAGCACCCCCATCAAAACCATCTTCACACCCAGTAGCCCACTG GTGGCCAGCACAGCGAGTCTTGTGAGCAGTCCGACTATAAACACGTCGACCACACTGACTGTAAACCCAGTGATGCCTCTCACCAGCACCAGTGTCTCCAATTTACCCTTCACAG GCGCAACAGTTGGAGCCACAAATACGGCGTCTGTTATCTCGACTGCCCCAACAGTCCCAAGCTCACCATCAATGAGCCCATCACCGACGCGCATCCAGTCCACCACCACGGAGAGCAAAATTGGCACCCCGGTGCAAACACACGTCACACAAGCGCCAACCTCCATTGCCACCTCTCTTGGGACGGGTCAGGTGATGGTGGCAGCCCCTGGGCTGTCAGCAGCCTTGCAGGGGGCAGCACAGTTGCCCACAAGTGCCAGCTTTGCTGCCATGGCGGCGGCGGCTGGACTCAACCCAGGACtcatggcctcctcccagtttgCGTCCGG CGGGGCTCTGCTAAGTCTGGCTCCTAGTGCCCTCGGCAGTGCGTTGAGTCCGGCCCTGATGAGCAACAGCACCCTGGCTACCATTCAAG CTTTGGCATCAAGCGGCACAATTCCAATTACGTCTCTGGAAGGCGGAAACCTGTTGTTTGCCAACGCCTCCGCTGGTAACGCCGCTAACCTGGTGACCACGCCCCTTTTCCTCAACCCTCAGAATCTGTCGCTGCTAACCAGCAACCCTGTCAGCCTGGTGTCGGCCGGCGCTGGGGGGCTGCAAGTCACCGCCGACGCTCATCATCAAGCCACTTCGGCTGCCGTGCCTGTGCAAGCCACGACCATTACCACTGCCTCCAAGGCCCAGTGA
- the pou2f1b gene encoding POU domain, class 2, transcription factor 1b isoform X6: protein MRENTGGAKADVKVNNQSETTKCAMESGDSNTGIPINGLDFHRQSVPTTSAITNAHAQALLHQPKSEESSAVPASVQQSVLPQTQLMLAGGQLAGLTLTPAQQQLLIQQAQAQLLAAAVQHSASQQNSTTGASISASAATPITQLPLSQPIQIAPQIQQQNLSLPQFVLVQPGHHIATPLQPTQFIISQTPQTQQSILQAQGLLTQLPQSQANLLPTQPSINLATQPATPTRTTAATPIQTLPHSQTPPKRLDTPTLEEPSDLEELEQFAKTFKQRRIKLGFTQGDVGLAMGKLYGNDFSQTTISRFEALNLSFKNMCKLKPLLEKWLNDAVCAENLTSDQALSSPSALGSPGMGIEGINRRRKKRTSIETNIRVALEKSFLEQNQKPTSEEITMIADQLNMEKEVIRVWFCNRRQKEKRINPPSSGNSGGGSTPIKTIFTPSSPLVASTASLVSSPTINTSTTLTVNPVMPLTSTSVSNLPFTGATVGATNTASVISTAPTVPSSPSMSPSPTRIQSTTTESKIGTPVQTHVTQAPTSIATSLGTGQVMVAAPGLSAALQGAAQLPTSASFAAMAAAAGLNPGLMASSQFASGGALLSLAPSALGSALSPALMSNSTLATIQALASSGTIPITSLEGGNLLFANASAGNAANLVTTPLFLNPQNLSLLTSNPVSLVSAGAGGLQVTADAHHQATSAAVPVQATTITTASKAQ from the exons ATGCGGGAAAACACAGGTGGAGCAAAAGCGG ATGTTAAAGTGAATAATCAGTCAGAAACTACTAAATGTGCAATGGAGAGTGGTGACAGTAACACCG gaATCCCTATTAATGGACTGGACTTTCACAGGCAGTCGGTGCCGACCACAAGTGCAATCACCAATGCGCACGCACAAGCCCTGCTCCATCAG CCTAAGTCTGAAGAGTCAAGCGCTGTTCCCGCCTCTGTCCAGCAGAGTGTTTTGCCTCAAACTCAGCTCATGTTGGCCGGGGGACAGCTAGCAGGA TTGACCCTGACCccagcacagcagcagctgttgaTCCAGCAAGCCCAAGCTCAGCTCCTGGCTGCAGCCGTGCAGCACTCAGCCAGCCAGCAGAACAGCACCACTGGGGCCAGTATCTCCGCTTCTGCAGCCACCCCCATCACCCAGCTTCCCCTTTCGCAGCCCATCCAGATTGCCCCT CAGATACAGCAGCAGAATCTCAGCCTGCCCCAGTTTGTCCTGGTACAACCTGGCCACCACATCGCCACGCCCCTACAGCCCACTCAATTCATCATTTCGCAGACTCCACAGACCCAGCAGA GCATCTTGCAAGCCCAAGGTCTTCTTACTCAACTACCTCAAAGCCAAGCTAACCTCCTGCCGACTCAACCAAGCATAAACCTTGCAACTCAA CCTGCGACTCCCACCCGCACAACAGCAGCCACTCCTATTCAAACCCTGCCCCACAGTCAGACCCCTCCCAAGCGGTTGGATACCCCGACTCTGGAGGAGCCCAGCGATCTGGAGGAACTGGAGCAGTTTGCCAAGACCTTCAAACAGAGACGTATCAAACTGGGCTTCACACAG GGCGATGTGGGCTTGGCCATGGGGAAGTTATATGGAAATGATTTTAGCCAAACTACTATATCTCGTTTTGAGGCCTTGAATCTGAGCTTTAAGAACATGTGCAAACTCAAACCGTTGCTGGAGAAGTGGCTCAACGATGCA GTTTGTGCAGAAAACCTGACATCAGACCAGGCACTGTCCAGCCCGAGTGCACTGGGCTCTCCAGGCATGGGCATCGAGGGGATCAACCGGAGGCGGAAGAAGAGGACCAGTATTGAGACCAACATCCGAGTGGCCTTAGAAAAGAGTTTTCTGGAG CAGAACCAAAAACCTACCTCTGAAGAGATCACCATGATCGCTGACCAGCTCAACATGGAGAAGGAGGTGATTCGGGTCTGGTTCTGTAATCGCCGGCAGAAGGAGAAAAGAATTAATCCGCCTAGTAGTGGCAATAGTGGAGGAGGCAGCACCCCCATCAAAACCATCTTCACACCCAGTAGCCCACTG GTGGCCAGCACAGCGAGTCTTGTGAGCAGTCCGACTATAAACACGTCGACCACACTGACTGTAAACCCAGTGATGCCTCTCACCAGCACCAGTGTCTCCAATTTACCCTTCACAG GCGCAACAGTTGGAGCCACAAATACGGCGTCTGTTATCTCGACTGCCCCAACAGTCCCAAGCTCACCATCAATGAGCCCATCACCGACGCGCATCCAGTCCACCACCACGGAGAGCAAAATTGGCACCCCGGTGCAAACACACGTCACACAAGCGCCAACCTCCATTGCCACCTCTCTTGGGACGGGTCAGGTGATGGTGGCAGCCCCTGGGCTGTCAGCAGCCTTGCAGGGGGCAGCACAGTTGCCCACAAGTGCCAGCTTTGCTGCCATGGCGGCGGCGGCTGGACTCAACCCAGGACtcatggcctcctcccagtttgCGTCCGG CGGGGCTCTGCTAAGTCTGGCTCCTAGTGCCCTCGGCAGTGCGTTGAGTCCGGCCCTGATGAGCAACAGCACCCTGGCTACCATTCAAG CTTTGGCATCAAGCGGCACAATTCCAATTACGTCTCTGGAAGGCGGAAACCTGTTGTTTGCCAACGCCTCCGCTGGTAACGCCGCTAACCTGGTGACCACGCCCCTTTTCCTCAACCCTCAGAATCTGTCGCTGCTAACCAGCAACCCTGTCAGCCTGGTGTCGGCCGGCGCTGGGGGGCTGCAAGTCACCGCCGACGCTCATCATCAAGCCACTTCGGCTGCCGTGCCTGTGCAAGCCACGACCATTACCACTGCCTCCAAGGCCCAGTGA